The following coding sequences are from one uncultured Cohaesibacter sp. window:
- a CDS encoding NAD(P)H-dependent glycerol-3-phosphate dehydrogenase, protein MRDGFAVRTLWDALFGGWQMGGRRVQLSQFTPPKEERPSPVSTPETPVSETDPEVSQPDCNKNHAHPFSRLAVIGAGSWGTALATTAARAGISTILWGRSEGVVNEVNEKHANSVFLPDCALPHNLKATTNMRAALAYADAVMIVVPSRAIRAVSAEVAKYIASGVPVAVCAKGIEADTGLLMTQVAEAELVGHPVGVMSGPTFARETAIGHPTAVVSAFPFSYADRLTPEESPAVRFAMTLSTEAFRSYVSDDLVGVEIGGAVKNVVAIACGMMQGVGFAENTRAALITRGIDEMMQLAEKLGGRRETVAGLSGVGDLTLTCSSPTSRNMSLGLQLGQGIARQDCFDGHHMVVEGEANARSITDLARRLGVTMPICEAVRSILYDGANIEETFAALWSRPIEAEPSAMDLSYSHPARQQEQEILASAAE, encoded by the coding sequence GTGCGAGATGGTTTTGCAGTTCGAACCCTTTGGGATGCCTTGTTCGGAGGCTGGCAGATGGGGGGAAGACGGGTGCAACTCTCCCAGTTTACTCCGCCAAAAGAGGAGAGGCCCTCTCCGGTGTCTACACCAGAAACGCCTGTTTCAGAAACCGATCCGGAAGTTTCGCAACCCGATTGTAACAAAAACCATGCCCATCCATTTTCCAGGCTCGCCGTTATCGGCGCTGGATCATGGGGCACTGCGCTGGCGACCACCGCTGCGCGAGCGGGCATAAGCACCATCCTGTGGGGGCGTTCTGAAGGCGTGGTCAATGAAGTCAATGAGAAGCATGCCAATTCGGTGTTTTTGCCAGACTGCGCATTGCCGCATAATCTCAAAGCGACAACGAATATGCGCGCCGCTCTGGCCTATGCTGACGCGGTAATGATTGTCGTGCCTTCTCGCGCCATTCGCGCAGTCTCGGCCGAGGTTGCAAAATACATAGCCAGCGGCGTACCGGTTGCCGTATGTGCCAAGGGCATTGAAGCCGATACGGGCCTTTTGATGACCCAGGTTGCCGAAGCCGAGCTTGTGGGGCATCCGGTTGGGGTCATGTCAGGCCCGACCTTCGCCCGAGAAACCGCAATTGGCCATCCAACCGCTGTCGTTTCGGCCTTTCCTTTCAGTTATGCCGACCGCCTAACGCCAGAAGAAAGCCCGGCTGTGCGCTTTGCCATGACACTCAGCACCGAAGCGTTTCGTTCTTATGTGTCCGATGATCTGGTGGGTGTCGAGATCGGTGGCGCGGTCAAGAATGTGGTCGCCATCGCCTGCGGCATGATGCAGGGCGTTGGATTTGCCGAGAACACCCGCGCAGCGCTCATCACGCGCGGTATCGACGAAATGATGCAGTTGGCCGAAAAGCTTGGTGGACGACGAGAAACCGTTGCAGGATTATCTGGTGTCGGAGACCTCACGCTAACCTGCTCGTCGCCCACCTCGCGCAATATGTCTCTCGGGCTGCAATTGGGGCAGGGGATCGCAAGGCAGGACTGTTTTGACGGTCACCATATGGTCGTGGAAGGGGAGGCAAATGCCCGCTCCATTACCGACCTTGCACGCAGACTGGGCGTGACCATGCCAATCTGTGAAGCGGTCCGCAGCATTCTTTATGACGGTGCCAATATCGAAGAGACCTTTGCCGCGTTGTGGTCGCGCCCCATTGAGGCTGAACCGAGCGCCATGGACCTTTCCTATTCCCATCCAGCACGCCAGCAAGAGCAAGAAATCCTTGCAAGTGCGGCTGAATAG
- a CDS encoding glycerate kinase: MRDARFFLRSLFDAAIESAQPSRCVELFLPQQPPRGRFVVIGAGKASAAMARAVEDHWDGPLEGLVVTRYGYSVPCKHIEIVEAAHPVPDANSQLAARRIMDYVKDLGEDDEVLCLISGGGSALLSLPLDGIALEDKQAVNKALLASGATITEMNCLRRHLSAVKGGRLAAQCYPAKLTTLMISDVPGDNPMDIASGPTVADLTTRADALEIVERYKLDLPASVMKLLADDRCESIKPGDERLARNSHHIVAAPQLALEAAADVARKACVTPYILGDSLEGEARDVGKVMAGIVRQISLKDQPLNKPCLLLSGGETTVTLRGDGRGGRNVEFLLSLAVALNGLDGVYALAGDTDGVDGVEEIAGAIIEPDTIRRAFALGMNPSQQLANNNGHGFFEVLGDSVITGPTMTNVNDFRAILIE, encoded by the coding sequence ATGCGTGACGCCAGATTTTTCTTGCGGTCCCTCTTTGATGCGGCCATTGAGTCTGCCCAGCCCTCCCGTTGCGTCGAGTTGTTCCTCCCGCAGCAACCGCCCCGTGGACGCTTTGTCGTCATCGGGGCGGGCAAGGCCAGCGCAGCCATGGCACGCGCGGTGGAAGATCATTGGGATGGACCGCTGGAAGGTCTGGTGGTTACGCGCTATGGCTATTCCGTGCCATGCAAGCATATCGAGATTGTCGAGGCGGCCCATCCGGTGCCTGATGCCAACAGTCAATTGGCCGCCCGACGCATAATGGATTATGTGAAAGATCTTGGCGAAGACGATGAGGTTCTTTGCCTGATCTCGGGTGGGGGCTCGGCTCTTTTATCTCTGCCCCTTGATGGTATCGCCTTGGAAGACAAACAGGCGGTGAACAAGGCATTGCTTGCCTCAGGGGCGACGATCACCGAAATGAACTGCCTCAGGCGTCATTTGTCTGCGGTCAAGGGGGGACGTCTGGCGGCGCAATGCTATCCGGCCAAACTGACAACCCTGATGATTTCCGATGTGCCGGGCGACAATCCTATGGATATCGCCTCCGGACCAACCGTAGCCGATTTGACCACACGAGCCGATGCTCTGGAAATTGTCGAGCGCTATAAGTTGGATCTACCTGCAAGCGTCATGAAGCTGCTGGCCGATGACAGGTGCGAAAGCATCAAGCCAGGTGATGAGCGTCTTGCGCGCAATAGCCACCACATTGTGGCTGCGCCGCAACTGGCTCTGGAAGCTGCAGCAGACGTTGCGCGGAAGGCTTGCGTCACCCCCTATATTCTCGGCGATAGTCTGGAGGGCGAAGCCAGAGACGTCGGTAAAGTGATGGCCGGGATTGTGCGACAAATATCTCTTAAAGACCAACCGCTTAATAAGCCGTGCCTTCTGCTCTCTGGTGGAGAGACCACAGTCACCTTGAGGGGCGATGGGCGCGGCGGGCGAAATGTCGAGTTCTTGCTCTCGCTGGCGGTTGCGCTCAACGGCCTTGATGGCGTGTATGCGCTGGCGGGTGATACGGACGGGGTTGATGGTGTGGAAGAGATTGCAGGGGCGATCATTGAGCCCGATACAATCAGGCGAGCGTTTGCGCTTGGTATGAACCCTAGTCAGCAGTTGGCCAACAACAACGGTCATGGATTTTTCGAAGTGTTGGGAGACAGTGTCATTACCGGACCGACCATGACGAATGTGAATGATTTTCGAGCCATCCTGATTGAATAG
- the glxR gene encoding 2-hydroxy-3-oxopropionate reductase — protein sequence MSKVGFIGTGIMGAPMAEHLLEGGHEVLAFDVVGVPESLKQKGATVAASSKEVAEKSDIIIVMVPDTPHVAAVLFGENGVAEGISAGKTVIDMSSISPVDTKEFAKKINDLGCEYVDAPVSGGEVGAKAASLTIMCGGSEKGFATAKPLFDLMGKNITLVGGNGDGQTCKVANQIIVALNIEAVSEALLFASKAGADPAKVREALMGGFASSKILEIHGERMIKRTFDPGFRIELHQKDLNLALSNAKAMGISLPNTATAQELFNACAANGGKAWDHSAMVKALEMLANHTVA from the coding sequence ATGAGCAAAGTAGGATTTATCGGTACGGGCATCATGGGCGCACCAATGGCGGAGCATCTGCTGGAAGGTGGCCATGAAGTGCTTGCCTTTGATGTTGTGGGTGTTCCTGAAAGCCTGAAGCAGAAAGGGGCCACAGTGGCCGCTTCCTCCAAGGAAGTCGCCGAGAAGTCTGACATCATTATCGTCATGGTGCCTGATACCCCACATGTCGCAGCAGTATTGTTCGGGGAAAATGGCGTGGCAGAAGGCATTTCTGCTGGCAAGACCGTAATCGACATGAGCTCCATCTCTCCGGTCGATACCAAGGAATTCGCCAAAAAGATCAATGATTTGGGTTGCGAATATGTCGATGCTCCGGTTTCTGGCGGTGAGGTGGGGGCCAAAGCAGCTTCTCTTACCATCATGTGTGGCGGCTCCGAGAAGGGCTTTGCAACAGCCAAGCCGCTGTTCGATCTGATGGGCAAGAATATCACCCTCGTCGGTGGCAATGGTGATGGTCAGACCTGCAAGGTGGCTAACCAGATCATCGTGGCTCTGAATATCGAAGCTGTCAGTGAAGCGCTTCTGTTTGCGTCCAAGGCCGGTGCCGATCCTGCCAAGGTGCGTGAAGCACTGATGGGTGGCTTTGCTTCGTCCAAGATCCTTGAGATCCATGGTGAACGCATGATCAAACGCACCTTTGATCCGGGCTTCCGCATCGAATTGCACCAGAAAGATCTCAATCTGGCTCTTTCCAACGCCAAAGCCATGGGCATCAGCCTGCCAAATACGGCAACCGCTCAGGAGCTGTTCAATGCCTGTGCGGCCAATGGCGGCAAGGCATGGGATCACTCTGCCATGGTCAAGGCCCTCGAAATGCTTGCAAACCACACGGTAGCCTGA